Proteins from a single region of Callithrix jacchus isolate 240 chromosome 12, calJac240_pri, whole genome shotgun sequence:
- the SEMA4G gene encoding semaphorin-4G isoform X5 — protein sequence MSYNQVTTFQLGQQSKALSQKAKANQQKTTECFNHVRFLQRLNSTHLYACGTHAFQPLCAAIDAEAFTLPTSFEEGKEKCPYDPARGFTGLIIDGGLYTATRYEFRSIPDIRRSRHPHSLRTEETPMHWLNDAEFVFSVLVRESKASAVGDDDKVYYFFTERATEEGSGSFPQSRSSHRVARVARVCKGDLGGKKILQKKWTSFLKARLICHIPLYETLRGVCSLDADTSSRTHFYAVFTLSTQWKTLEASAICRYDLAEMQAVFAGPYMEYQDGSRRWGRYEGGVPEPRPGSCITDSLRNQGYNSSQDLPSLVLDFVKLHPLMARPIVPTRGRPLLLKRNVRYTHLTGTPVTTPAGPTYDLLFLGTADGWIHKAVVLVSGMHIIEETQVFRELQSVENLVISLLQHSLYVGAPSGVIQLPLSSCFRYRSCYDCILARDPYCGWDPGTQACVTATTAANRTPLIQDIERGNRGCESSRDTGPPPPLKTRSVLRGDDVLLPCDQPSNLARALWLFNGSMGLSDGQGGYRVGVDGLLVTDAQPEHSGNYSCYAEENGLRTLLASYSLKVRPATPAPAPQAPATAGAQLTADVRLLYVLAIAALGGLCLILASSLLYVACLREGRRGRRRKYSLGRASRAGGSAVQLQTVSGQCPGEEDEGDDEEGAEGLEGSCLQIIPGEGAPAPPPPPPPPPPAELTNGLVALPSRLRRMNGNSYVLLRQSNNGVPAGPCSFAEELSRILEKRKHTQLVEQLDESSV from the exons atgaGCTATAACCAAGtcactacattccagcttggacaacagagcaaagccttgtctcaaaaagcaaaagcaaaccaacaaaaaaca ACGGAGTGCTTTAACCATGTGCGGTTCCTGCAGCGGCTTAATTCCACCCACCTCTATGCATGTGGGACTCACGCCTTCCAGCCCCTCTGTGCAGCCATT GATGCTGAGGCCTTCACCTTGCCAACTAGCtttgaggaggggaaggagaagtgTCCTTATGACCCAGCCCGCGGCTTCACAGGCCTCATCATTG ATGGAGGCCTTTACACAGCCACTAGGTACGAATTCCGGAGCATTCCCGACATCCGCCGGAGCCGACACCCACACTCCCTGAGAACCGAGGAGACGCCAATGCACTGGCTCAATG ATGCTGAGTTTGTGTTCTCTGTCCTCGTGCGGGAGAGcaaggccagtgcagtgggtgaCGATGACAAGGTTTATTACTTCTTCACGGAGCGTGCCACCGAGGAGGGCTCTGGCAGCTTCCCTCAGAGCCGCAGCAGCCACCGTGTGGCCCGTGTGGCTCGCGTCTGCAAG GGAGACCTGGGAGGGAAGAAGATCCTGCAGAAAAAGTGGACATCCTTCCTGAAAGCCCGTCTCATCTGCCATATTCCACTGTATGAGACGCTGCGTGGGGTCTGCAGTCTGGATGCTGATACCTCAAGCCGTACACACTTCTATGCAGTCTTCACGCTGAGCACACAGTG GAAGACCCTGGAGGCCTCAGCCATTTGCCGCTATGACCTGGCCGAGATGCAGGCTGTCTTTGCAGGACCCTATATGGAATACCAGGATGGTTCCCGGCGTTGGGGTCGCTATGAGGGTGGGGTGCCTGAGCCCCGGCCTGGCTCG tgCATCACAGATTCGTTGCGCAACCAAGGCTACAACTCATCCCAAGACTTGCCGTCCCTGGTCCTGGACTTCGTAAAGTTGCATCCACTGATGGCTCGGCCCATTGTGCCCACACGTGGACGGCCCCTGCTGCTCAAGCGCAACGTACGCTACACACACCTTACAGGGacgcctgtcaccacgcctgcTGGACCCACCTATGACCTGCTCTTTCTGGGCACAG CTGATGGCTGGATCCACAAGGCCGTAGTCCTGGTCTCTGGGATGCACATTATTGAGGAGACACAAGTATTCAGGGAGCTCCAGTCTGTGGAAAATCTAGTCATCTCTCTATTGCAG CACAGCCTCTACGTGGGGGCTCCTAGCGGAGTCATCCAACTACCACTCTCCAGCTGCTTCCGCTACCGATCCTGCTATGACTGCATCTTGGCCCGGGACCCCTACTGTGGCTGGGACCCTGGCACCCAGGCCTGTGTGACAGCCACCACCGCAGCTAACAG GACACCACTGATACAGGACATAGAGAGAGGAAATCGAGGCTGTGAGAGCAGCAGGGATACAG ggccaccaccaccactgaaGACCCGCTCTGTGCTCCGGGGTGATGATGTCCTCTTGCCCTGTGACCAGCCGTCCAACCTGGCCCGGGCCTTGTGGCTGTTCAATGGGAGCATGGGCCTGAGCGATGGGCAGGGTGGCTACCGTGTGGGCGTGGATGGGCTGCTGGTGACAGATGCACAGCCTGAGCACAGTGGCAACTACAGCTGCTATGCTGAGGAAAATGGCCTCCGCACCCTGCTGGCCTCCTATAGCCTCAAGGTTCGGCCAGCCACTCCTGCCCCAGCTCCGCAAGCCCCTGCCACAGCTGGAGCACAGCTGACAGCTGATGTGAGACTGCTGTATGTGCTCGCTATTGCTGCACTTGGTGGCCTCTGCCTCATCctggcctcctccctcctctaTGTGGCCTGTCTGCGGGAAGGCAGACGAGGGCGCCGACGGAAATACTCGCTGGGTCGGGCCAGCCGGGCAGGAGGATCTGCTGTGCAACTACAGACAGTCTCAGGCCAGTGTCCTGGAGAGGAAGATGAGGGTGATGATGAGGAGGGGGCTGAGGGCCTGGAAGGCAGCTGTCTCCAGATCATCCCTGGAGAGGGAGCCCCAGCCCCACCGCCCCCACCTCCGCCACCGCCACCGGCTGAGCTGACCAATGGCCTGGTGGCACTGCCCAGCCGGCTGCGAAGGATGAATGGCAATAGCTATGTGCTCCTGAGGCAGAGCAACAATGGAGTACCAGCAGGGCCCTGCTCCTTCGCCGAGGAACTCAGTCGCATCCTGGAGAAAAGGAAGCACACGCAGCTCGTAGAGCAGCTAGATGAGAGCTCCGTCTGA